A single window of Nicotiana sylvestris chromosome 5, ASM39365v2, whole genome shotgun sequence DNA harbors:
- the LOC104212401 gene encoding P-loop NTPase domain-containing protein LPA1 homolog 2-like, translated as METRNASSKYDFVKVKVWLGDNDDHYYVLSRFLLSRMLMVTKIPNHVAVKNALDLRKLLVDNSLLDVSQADLEANLFKLMGRRGFGEEYIKRYKMMTRFYHQRVPLVILVCGTACVGKSTIATQLAQRLNLPNVLQTEMVYELLRTSTDAPLTSPPVWAQAFSSSEELITEFCRECRIIWKGLAGNLKKAMKDGKPIIIEGIHLDPRIYLMEEEHKLLSLPPVDHEDLNFSKVKDDKEIEWESNSGIELGSQSDTKDHYPENVSSGAGASSELNKLTDSLKSMDIVNKTCQDTVSKLPHILSDDASETVKDSGVDRTPARGKQTSGGQPIFVPIVLRMADFDHKAFLEEWVATRTFREKHPAQDKDKVITNLMTIQDYLCSFTSQGLTVVDVSAATFPQTLDWLHNYLLEVISCCIIYSFPMDYYVGYFTGLPLISSGEVCIDLSEV; from the exons ATGGAAACACGAAATGCTTCATCCAAATATGACTTTGTTAAG GTGAAGGTATGGCTAGGTGATAATGACGATCATTACTATGTTCTCTCCAGATTTTTGCTCAGCAGAATGTTAATGGTCACTAAG ATACCAAATCATGTGGCGGTTAAAAATGCACTTGATCTTAGAAAGCTTCTTGTTGACAACAGCCTTCTTGATGT CTCCCAGGCAGATTTAGAGGCAAACTTGTTTAAG CTTATGGGGCGAAGAGGTTTTGGAGAAGAGTATATAAAACGTTATAAAATGATGACAAG ATTTTACCACCAGAGAGTTCCTCTTGTTATTCTTGTTTGTGGTACTGCCTGTGTTGGCAAGTCTACTATTGCTACACAACTAGCACAACGCCTCAACTTGCCAAATGTCTTGCAG ACAGAAATGGTGTATGAATTGCTGCGCACATCAACAGA TGCACCTTTGACGTCCCCTCCCGTATGGGCACAAGCTTTCAGCTCGTCTGAGGAGCTAATAACTGAATTTTGCAGAGAATGCAGAATAATATGGAAAG GTTTGGCTGGCAATTTGAAAAAAGCAATGAAAGATGGTAAACCGATTATAATTGAG GGAATACATTTAGATCCTAGAATATACCTGATGGAAGAAGAGCATAAATTACTATCACTGCCTCCTGTAGACCATGAAGACCTAAACTTTTCAAAGGTGAAAGATGACAAGGAAATAGAATGGGAAAGCAATTCCGGTATTGAACTTGGTAGTCAGAGTGACACTAAAGATCACTATCCTGAGAATGTAAGTTCAGGAGCAGGAGCATCTTCTGAGTTAAATAAGCTGACAGATTCCCTGAAATCCATGGATATTGTCAATAAAACTTGTCAAGACACAG TATCGAAGCTTCCTCACATACTTTCTGATGATGCTAGTGAAACAGTTAAAGATTCTGGAGTGGATAGAACTCCTGCTCGTGGAAAACAAACTTCCGGTGGTCAACCAATATTTGTTCCTATAGTTCTAAGGATGGCTGACTTTGACCATAAG GCATTTCTGGAGGAGTGGGTAGCTACTCGTACTTTCAGGGAGAAGCATCCTGCCCAG GATAAAGACAAAGTAATAACTAACTTAATGACTATTCAAGACTACTTGTGTTCCTTTACATCACAG GGTTTGACTGTTGTTGACGTATCAGCTGCAACATTTCCACAGACATTGGATTGGCTGCATAATTATCTTCTTGAGGTTATTTCCTGTTGTATTATATATTCTTTTCCAATGGATTATTATGTTGGATACTTCACCGGGTTACCGTTGATATCATCCGGAGAAGTTTGTATTGATTTGTCTGAAGTTTAA